The sequence TCCTCCCACAACACCTGAGAGCTACCGTCCGAGTACGCGACGTTCAGCGACTGCTGCACCATCTGTCAGACTCCGACGTCGGGCTTCGGCTTGAAGTCGGCTGATCAAGCTCTTCGTGCGCCACACGCGCGGCCTCCCGTCCCTTAGTTTTGCCGGATGCGCGGACGGAGATCTTCCTTCTCTTAGCAGCAATTTGGAGCGATTTGCCGGGCTTTACTCGCTGCGGCGGCGCACACGGGTCAATAAGTGCCCTGCCCGCTGGTTCCAAGGGAACTCGGAGCGCAACTGCGACCCGGAAGGAAAGAGAACAATCCATGGAGCTTCATCAAGTTCGCTACTTCCTCGCCGTCGCGTCCACACTCAATTTCACCCGCGCAGCCGAGCAGTGCAATGTCACGCAGCCCGCCCTGACCAAGGGGGTTCAGAAGCTCGAGCAGGAGCTAGGCGGCCAGTTGATCTACCGCGAGCGCCAGTTGACGCAGCTCACGGACCTTGGGAAGGAAGTCCTTCCGATGCTGGAGCGCACATTGGCCTCGGAAGAGGCGGTGCGTCGCAGAGCCCAGGAGTTCCAACGCAAGGAGGTCGCGCCACTGAAGATCGGCCTCGCCCCCTCCATCTCGGCGTCGCTCGTCCTCGATCCGATCGCGGAGATCGCAAAGTTAGTCCCTGGGCTTCACGTCGAGCTGCGTGAGGGCGCAGCGGAGAAGCTCGTCGACCTCTTGCTTGAGGGGGACATCAACGCCGCAATGGTCGGGGACGTGCAGGACATGCCTGCCCGCATCGATGACTGGTTACTGTTCGAGGAGCGCTACGTCGTGGTTCTTGCGCCGACACACCGGCTCGCAAACCGTCCCTCGATCGGCATCGACGACCTCCGCGAGACCGTCTTGCTGGAACGCGCCGGATGCGACGTCGCCCCGAAGATCCAACGGTCGTATTTCCCCGAGGAGCCGCTCCGGCTCGGCTATTGCAGCGGTCACGACTTGCACCTGCAGCACATGGCCGCGGCCGGCTTCGGCGTGATACTCGCGCCCGAGCACATGCCGCACCTTCCGACGCTCAAGAGCATTCCGCTCGAAGGCGCCCCGGTTTCGCGGGAGG is a genomic window of Bradyrhizobium sp. CB1717 containing:
- a CDS encoding LysR family transcriptional regulator, giving the protein MELHQVRYFLAVASTLNFTRAAEQCNVTQPALTKGVQKLEQELGGQLIYRERQLTQLTDLGKEVLPMLERTLASEEAVRRRAQEFQRKEVAPLKIGLAPSISASLVLDPIAEIAKLVPGLHVELREGAAEKLVDLLLEGDINAAMVGDVQDMPARIDDWLLFEERYVVVLAPTHRLANRPSIGIDDLRETVLLERAGCDVAPKIQRSYFPEEPLRLGYCSGHDLHLQHMAAAGFGVILAPEHMPHLPTLKSIPLEGAPVSREVRLLAVQGRRYSPALDAFVKVARLRDWSVDVP